In Ignavibacteria bacterium, a single window of DNA contains:
- a CDS encoding glycosyltransferase family 2 protein: protein MNACDVSVIIVSWNTKNLLKDCINSVIKETTKYSYDIWVVDNNSPDNSADMVGKEFPDVNLIANSDNKGFSAANNQALRVAAGKNLLLLNPDTLIKDNAIDKMLDYIYSHNVGIVTCKLLNTDGSLQKSVSGFYSLWKTFIDNRLVAEILQNVKLSKAKIYSAWDHNSLREIDWARGAVLLFSREVMNKIGLLDERYFIYGEEIDFYYRARKNNIKAVFLPDVEIIHHGKSSSRQKKSEMFIQNYKSLYIFLKKNYPFYSYYIYRIRVVFYCIIWILRFSIGSLIKKILRKDSTGDITQLRIYLKTFIWHFSKESLIY from the coding sequence ATGAATGCTTGTGATGTTTCCGTTATAATCGTAAGTTGGAATACAAAAAATTTGCTGAAAGATTGTATTAATTCGGTTATTAAAGAAACCACAAAATATTCCTATGATATCTGGGTCGTTGATAATAATTCTCCGGATAATTCAGCCGATATGGTAGGAAAAGAATTTCCTGATGTTAATTTGATCGCAAATTCTGATAATAAAGGATTTTCTGCCGCAAATAATCAAGCTTTGAGAGTTGCTGCTGGAAAGAATCTGTTGTTGTTAAATCCCGATACTCTTATTAAAGATAATGCAATAGATAAAATGCTTGATTATATCTATTCACATAATGTTGGAATTGTTACTTGTAAACTTCTGAATACCGATGGATCACTTCAGAAATCAGTTTCAGGTTTCTATTCTCTTTGGAAAACTTTTATTGATAATAGACTGGTTGCTGAAATTCTTCAAAATGTAAAATTATCCAAAGCAAAAATTTATTCTGCTTGGGACCATAACTCATTAAGAGAGATTGACTGGGCAAGAGGTGCTGTCTTATTATTTTCAAGAGAAGTGATGAATAAAATTGGATTGCTTGATGAAAGATATTTTATTTATGGAGAGGAAATTGACTTCTATTATCGGGCAAGAAAGAATAATATTAAAGCTGTCTTCCTTCCCGATGTTGAAATAATACACCACGGTAAATCCAGTTCACGGCAAAAGAAATCCGAAATGTTTATTCAGAATTATAAAAGTCTTTATATATTTCTCAAAAAGAATTATCCGTTTTATTCATACTATATCTATCGGATAAGGGTAGTGTTTTATTGTATTATTTGGATATTGCGGTTTTCAATAGGCTCCTTGATAAAGAAAATACTTCGAAAAGATTCTACAGGCGATATTACTCAGCTAAGAATTTATTTGAAAACATTTATTTGGCATTTCAGCAAAGAAAGTTTAATATATTAA
- a CDS encoding O-antigen ligase family protein: MPENREFILNLKGDCENKNILQRFVALLKYNIIQEKLNNPLGYALFLLISAGLAYITYKKGFTVGAVIVAMLIGVPFIFSCMFNLRIGVAVILVVSYFLIGAIRLIDFPLGVFNDLLIATMSFGLLIKQINERNWDFVKNPISKIIAIWIIYNLLQIANPSAESRLAWVYTIRGMAGTMIMFYLVMYSINSEKYIIFILKLWLFLSFLAALYGLSQEYIGFTNYDYNWIYEEEKRVKLLFVMGRMRKFSFLASPPVFGFIMAYTGLMCIILSTGPFSKFVKGILITSAFLMFLGMVYSGTRAAYAVLPAGLIFYAILTFRKKILLGVAVLLFIGVIIVLIPSSNPNIVRIQTAFKPSNDLSYQVRVENQKFIQPFIQSHPLGGGLGSTGVWGERFSPNSRLATFPPDSGYMRIAVELGWVGLLIYCLMLSIVFYKGIKDYFRIRSPKLKVISGALLTSIYVLTVANFPQEAIGQIPTSLFFFTAIAMISKARQFDNAG, from the coding sequence ATGCCTGAAAACAGAGAATTTATATTAAACTTAAAAGGAGATTGTGAAAATAAAAATATTCTTCAGAGATTTGTCGCATTACTGAAATATAATATAATTCAGGAAAAACTGAATAATCCTCTTGGTTATGCATTGTTTCTTCTGATTTCCGCAGGGCTTGCATATATCACATATAAGAAGGGATTTACTGTAGGTGCAGTTATTGTCGCTATGCTAATCGGTGTACCGTTCATTTTCTCTTGTATGTTTAATTTGCGAATTGGAGTTGCTGTTATTCTTGTCGTATCATATTTCCTGATTGGCGCTATTAGGCTGATAGATTTTCCTTTGGGTGTTTTTAATGACCTTTTAATAGCTACTATGTCATTTGGGCTGCTTATTAAACAAATAAATGAAAGAAATTGGGATTTTGTCAAGAATCCAATTAGTAAAATTATTGCAATATGGATAATTTACAATTTGCTTCAGATTGCTAATCCATCTGCTGAATCTAGATTAGCTTGGGTTTATACTATTCGTGGCATGGCAGGTACAATGATTATGTTCTATCTTGTAATGTATTCGATAAACAGTGAGAAATATATTATTTTTATTTTGAAACTTTGGCTTTTCTTAAGTTTTTTAGCTGCTTTGTATGGTCTTTCACAGGAATACATCGGTTTCACTAATTACGATTATAATTGGATTTATGAAGAAGAAAAAAGAGTGAAACTGCTTTTTGTTATGGGACGTATGAGAAAGTTCTCGTTTCTGGCAAGCCCGCCTGTGTTTGGTTTTATCATGGCTTATACGGGTTTGATGTGCATAATTTTATCCACCGGACCTTTCAGTAAATTTGTAAAAGGGATTTTGATAACTTCAGCTTTCCTTATGTTTCTGGGTATGGTTTATTCTGGAACAAGAGCAGCATATGCTGTTTTGCCGGCAGGTCTGATTTTTTATGCAATTTTAACTTTTAGAAAGAAAATTCTCTTAGGTGTAGCTGTCTTACTTTTTATTGGAGTTATTATTGTTTTAATTCCGTCAAGTAACCCGAATATAGTAAGAATTCAAACTGCCTTTAAACCCAGTAATGACTTGTCATATCAGGTCAGAGTAGAGAACCAGAAATTTATTCAGCCGTTTATTCAATCACATCCGTTAGGTGGGGGACTGGGCAGTACTGGTGTATGGGGTGAAAGATTTTCTCCAAACTCCCGTTTGGCAACATTCCCTCCAGACAGCGGATATATGAGAATTGCTGTCGAGCTCGGGTGGGTTGGACTTCTAATTTACTGTCTGATGCTTTCTATTGTCTTTTACAAAGGTATTAAAGATTATTTCAGAATCCGAAGTCCTAAACTTAAAGTAATATCAGGAGCATTACTTACCTCAATTTATGTACTCACTGTTGCTAATTTTCCTCAGGAAGCAATCGGACAAATTCCTACAAGCCTTTTCTTTTTCACGGCTATTGCTATGATTAGTAAAGCCCGGCAGTTTGATAATGCTGGTTGA
- a CDS encoding UDP-glucuronic acid decarboxylase family protein — protein sequence MDLEGKKVLITGGAGFLGSHLCDRFIKEGCHVIAMDNLSTGTLNNIEHLFPLKNFEFYFYDVTKFVHIPGKLDYILHFASPASPIDYLKMPIQTLKVGSLGTHNLLGLAKEKKSRFLIASTSEIYGDPDVHPQTEDYWGSVNPIGPRGVYDEAKRFMEAITMAYHTFHGIDTRIVRIFNTYGPRMRLDDGRALPAFMKQAIEGHDITVFGDGSQTRSFCFVSDLIEGIYRLLLSDYVFPVNIGNPNEITIKQFAEEIIKLTGTNQKIVYKELPTDDPKQRQPDITKAKEILKWSPRVDRAEGLKITYNHFMKVLGKI from the coding sequence ATGGACTTAGAAGGGAAAAAAGTACTAATAACGGGTGGAGCCGGATTTCTCGGTTCACATTTGTGTGATCGTTTCATTAAAGAAGGATGTCATGTAATAGCAATGGACAATCTTAGCACAGGGACATTGAATAACATTGAACATTTATTTCCATTAAAGAATTTTGAATTTTATTTTTATGATGTGACAAAATTTGTACACATACCGGGGAAACTTGATTACATTCTTCATTTTGCATCGCCTGCAAGTCCCATTGATTATTTGAAAATGCCAATACAGACTCTTAAAGTAGGGTCACTCGGTACGCATAATCTGCTTGGTCTCGCAAAGGAAAAGAAGTCCAGATTTTTAATTGCATCAACATCAGAGATTTACGGAGATCCTGACGTACATCCTCAAACAGAGGATTATTGGGGAAGTGTAAATCCTATCGGTCCAAGAGGAGTCTATGATGAAGCAAAAAGATTCATGGAAGCAATTACGATGGCTTATCACACATTTCATGGAATTGATACAAGAATAGTTAGAATCTTTAACACTTATGGTCCGAGAATGAGGTTAGATGACGGAAGAGCGTTGCCAGCATTCATGAAACAGGCAATTGAAGGACATGATATAACGGTATTTGGGGATGGAAGCCAGACCAGATCGTTCTGTTTTGTATCGGATTTGATTGAGGGTATTTACAGACTGCTTTTAAGCGATTATGTATTTCCAGTTAATATTGGAAATCCGAACGAAATTACTATTAAGCAATTTGCTGAAGAAATAATAAAACTAACAGGAACGAATCAGAAAATTGTTTATAAAGAGTTACCTACTGATGATCCCAAACAAAGACAGCCGGATATAACAAAGGCAAAGGAAATACTTAAGTGGAGTCCGAGGGTTGACAGAGCTGAAGGTCTTAAGATTACATATAACCATTTTATGAAAGTATTAGGTAAAATATAG
- a CDS encoding glycosyltransferase family 2 protein yields the protein MGRFFLPSWLKNHLFTYSKINDVSQDKINRIKEGLSKLKSESPDVSIVIPVWNEENNILRTLSSISEIRTNYNCELILVNNNSTDDTQGVIDFLGVRSVFEKEQGIAHARSAGLKAARGKYHLCADADTFYPPTWVDAMVEVLKEENVVCVYGKYSFIPPENTKRFGLAIYESISEILFFLRKKGHEYINVLGFNFGFITELGRNIDGFRMEKSRKGENIKGSTDYVQASEDGMMAMRISEFGRIKRVKSEKARAWTGTRRLLKDGSLAKAFKNRVKAQSSRLLEYIKGK from the coding sequence ATGGGCAGATTCTTTTTACCTTCATGGTTAAAAAATCATTTATTTACTTACAGTAAAATAAATGATGTATCTCAAGATAAGATTAACAGAATTAAAGAAGGATTAAGCAAACTAAAATCAGAATCACCTGATGTTTCAATAGTTATTCCAGTCTGGAACGAAGAGAATAATATACTGAGAACTTTATCTTCCATTTCTGAAATAAGAACAAATTACAATTGTGAACTGATTTTGGTAAATAACAATTCAACAGATGATACTCAGGGTGTAATAGACTTTTTAGGTGTGCGTTCAGTATTCGAAAAAGAACAAGGGATTGCACATGCGAGGTCGGCAGGTCTAAAAGCTGCCAGGGGTAAATATCATCTATGTGCAGATGCTGATACTTTTTATCCTCCTACATGGGTTGATGCGATGGTTGAAGTATTAAAAGAAGAAAACGTTGTATGCGTATACGGTAAATACTCATTTATACCGCCTGAGAATACGAAAAGATTCGGTCTTGCAATATATGAATCAATATCTGAGATATTATTCTTTTTGAGAAAAAAGGGGCATGAATATATTAATGTACTTGGTTTCAACTTTGGATTTATAACTGAACTCGGCAGAAATATAGACGGTTTCAGGATGGAAAAATCAAGAAAAGGTGAGAATATAAAGGGTAGTACTGATTACGTACAAGCGAGTGAAGATGGTATGATGGCTATGAGGATAAGTGAATTCGGCAGAATAAAGAGAGTGAAATCTGAGAAAGCCCGTGCATGGACAGGTACTAGAAGGTTATTAAAGGACGGAAGTCTTGCAAAAGCTTTTAAAAACAGAGTAAAAGCTCAGAGCAGCAGATTGTTGGAGTACATTAAGGGTAAGTAG
- a CDS encoding oligosaccharide flippase family protein, translating to MGFVKDSYWMKSGIFMLLNRITDFLAGFGTFLILVRILPKEDLGVWVLYVTVGGLLDFTRYAFVQNAFVKYSVAASGEEYQKILNASFFLNAVTTVISMLLLLSFGGLLSKIWASENLQYLLYLYAILMLIYMPFTQSIVIMQSKFNFKNIFYSQFLNNVGFFISILLIYIFSINVNLYQLAGLQILFALLAAILSYFLVRKYFTISTKVDREWVKKLFRFSKFVFGTTITSTVANSMDKFLIGGILNTSEVATFNTSTRVLNLIDVPLFSISSIVFPKSAERIEKDGKQAVKYLYERSIGLMLAMAVPFVALCFIFAEQIILIIAGKSYLDAVPLLRIVIFLSLLKPFDRQSGSFLDAIGKPNINFYTVIVNFVITITIMYFALTHYGVFGAAIGLLLSLFIAVVISHVILYKLLKINPFNTFIYAYRFYADGLQILKERFKKSKG from the coding sequence ATGGGTTTTGTAAAAGATTCATATTGGATGAAATCAGGCATCTTTATGCTTCTAAACAGGATTACTGATTTTCTTGCAGGGTTTGGTACATTTCTGATTCTGGTTAGAATACTACCAAAAGAGGACCTCGGTGTCTGGGTACTTTACGTTACTGTGGGAGGTTTACTCGATTTCACAAGATATGCTTTTGTACAGAATGCTTTCGTAAAATATTCTGTTGCTGCCAGCGGTGAGGAATACCAAAAAATACTCAATGCTTCGTTTTTTCTAAACGCCGTAACAACAGTGATATCAATGTTATTACTACTATCTTTTGGAGGTTTGCTGAGTAAAATCTGGGCTTCAGAGAATTTGCAGTATTTGCTATATCTATATGCAATATTGATGTTAATTTACATGCCGTTCACACAGTCAATAGTTATAATGCAGTCAAAATTTAATTTCAAGAACATTTTTTATTCCCAATTCCTGAATAACGTGGGTTTTTTTATTTCGATCCTGCTTATTTATATATTTTCTATAAATGTAAATCTGTACCAGCTAGCGGGTTTACAAATATTATTTGCATTACTTGCTGCAATTTTATCTTATTTTTTAGTCAGAAAATATTTCACTATTTCGACAAAGGTAGACCGCGAATGGGTAAAAAAATTATTTCGATTCAGTAAATTTGTGTTTGGAACGACCATTACGTCAACTGTAGCTAACAGTATGGACAAGTTTTTAATCGGAGGAATTTTGAACACATCTGAGGTTGCTACTTTTAACACTTCGACTCGTGTATTAAATTTAATAGATGTACCGCTTTTTTCAATATCATCAATAGTATTTCCGAAGAGCGCAGAAAGAATAGAGAAGGACGGAAAGCAGGCGGTGAAATACTTGTATGAAAGGTCAATTGGGCTTATGCTGGCAATGGCAGTACCATTTGTAGCATTATGTTTTATATTTGCAGAACAAATAATTTTAATAATTGCCGGAAAATCTTATCTTGATGCGGTTCCTCTTCTGAGAATAGTCATATTTCTGAGTTTATTAAAACCATTCGACAGACAATCAGGTTCATTTTTAGACGCGATAGGAAAACCAAATATCAATTTTTATACGGTAATAGTTAATTTTGTTATTACAATTACTATAATGTACTTCGCATTAACGCATTACGGAGTTTTCGGTGCTGCAATCGGATTGCTCTTGTCACTCTTTATTGCTGTTGTCATTTCTCATGTAATATTGTACAAGCTATTAAAAATAAATCCATTCAATACGTTTATATATGCTTACCGATTTTATGCAGACGGTTTACAAATTTTAAAAGAACGTTTTAAAAAATCAAAGGGTTGA
- a CDS encoding glycosyltransferase family 4 protein, which translates to MPNIVSPKNKIKILETIRQGNIGGGESHVLDLVLNLNKEVFEPVILSFTDGPMVEKLRSANIKTYVVHTEKPFDKGVRGKVGEIFDNEKFDLIHAHGTRALSNTYYIAEKRKVPIIYTVHGWSFHPDQNFLVKKLRIISERFLIKRTDLTIVVSEANMREGIKYCGMKRYKLVHNGINLDKFNPDKNYPDLKEELGIPAGKTTAAFIVRMTKQKDPFTVIKAAAITAKKSNEVYFLMIGDGDLKEDAIKLAKELGLDETMIRFHKFMQDVPSVLNTIDIYVLPSLWEGLPIGLIEAMGMRKAVIATPADGTKEVIRNGENGLLVPFENPQALSEAIISFHNDEKLRKKCESNGRISVERDFELHKMIKTIEEIYLNIYKKEWVL; encoded by the coding sequence ATGCCCAACATAGTTTCTCCCAAAAACAAGATAAAGATACTTGAAACAATACGCCAAGGAAACATTGGCGGAGGTGAGTCGCATGTTTTGGATCTTGTTCTGAATTTGAATAAAGAAGTATTTGAACCTGTAATATTGTCTTTCACAGACGGTCCGATGGTTGAAAAGCTGAGAAGTGCCAATATTAAAACATACGTGGTTCACACCGAAAAACCATTTGATAAAGGAGTAAGAGGTAAGGTTGGTGAAATTTTTGATAATGAAAAGTTTGACCTAATCCATGCTCATGGGACGCGTGCACTTTCAAATACTTATTATATTGCAGAAAAGAGAAAAGTACCGATTATTTACACGGTTCATGGCTGGTCATTTCATCCGGATCAGAACTTTTTAGTAAAAAAGCTAAGAATAATATCAGAAAGGTTTTTAATAAAAAGGACTGACTTAACAATCGTTGTATCTGAAGCTAATATGCGTGAAGGCATTAAATATTGTGGAATGAAACGGTATAAATTGGTTCATAATGGTATTAACCTTGATAAATTTAATCCAGACAAAAACTATCCAGACCTTAAGGAAGAATTAGGTATTCCAGCCGGAAAAACAACAGCTGCTTTTATTGTAAGAATGACAAAACAAAAAGATCCTTTCACTGTAATAAAAGCAGCAGCGATAACTGCAAAAAAATCGAATGAAGTGTATTTTTTAATGATAGGAGACGGAGATTTAAAAGAAGATGCGATAAAACTTGCGAAAGAATTAGGCTTGGATGAAACAATGATAAGGTTTCACAAATTTATGCAAGATGTTCCTTCTGTTTTAAATACTATTGACATATATGTATTACCTTCTTTATGGGAAGGGCTACCGATTGGACTGATAGAAGCAATGGGAATGAGAAAAGCAGTAATTGCTACACCGGCAGACGGTACAAAGGAAGTGATTCGAAACGGGGAAAACGGTTTACTTGTTCCATTTGAGAATCCTCAAGCATTATCGGAAGCAATAATATCATTTCATAATGACGAAAAACTAAGAAAGAAATGTGAATCAAACGGAAGGATAAGTGTTGAACGAGATTTTGAACTACATAAAATGATTAAAACTATTGAAGAGATTTATTTGAATATATATAAAAAGGAATGGGTTTTGTAA
- a CDS encoding FIST N-terminal domain-containing protein: MMKSLEVRRSFAASPDPKAAVLKLEKELMISNEQFSFLFCSANYNLEILGTELKNAFGNNVICCTTSGEISSEGYSNDSIVGASISSKNMKFHKYFIPDVADFDSVSARELHSTFLKDLENSSLHKAKYIGIVIIDGLSMKEDNIIAILSKTFENVEIVGGSSGDDLRFDKTYIYNDGEFLTNSAVFLIIETEVPYIAFNTQHFEPVDQKLVITDADPSNRIVYEINGEKAAIEYAKILGIEVNDLNPQFFARYPVMLNIGGNWYIRSIAKVNDDFSLTFFCAIDSGLVLTIAKGNDIIQNLKNKLFEIHSQIGEISLILVFDCILRRLEVEQKNLSKEMNKIFSKENIIGFNSYGEQCNFVHVNQTLTGVAFGK; the protein is encoded by the coding sequence ATGATGAAAAGTTTAGAAGTTAGAAGAAGCTTTGCTGCGTCCCCGGATCCCAAAGCAGCTGTCTTAAAGTTAGAAAAGGAATTGATGATTAGCAATGAACAGTTCAGCTTTTTGTTCTGTTCAGCTAATTATAATCTTGAAATACTCGGTACTGAATTAAAAAATGCATTTGGTAATAATGTGATATGCTGCACAACATCGGGGGAAATATCATCTGAAGGTTATTCAAATGATAGTATTGTAGGTGCAAGTATTTCTTCCAAAAATATGAAGTTCCATAAGTATTTTATTCCCGATGTAGCTGATTTTGATTCGGTTTCTGCAAGAGAATTACACTCCACCTTTTTAAAAGATCTTGAGAATTCAAGTTTGCATAAAGCGAAATACATTGGTATTGTGATTATTGATGGATTATCAATGAAAGAAGATAATATTATCGCTATTCTTTCAAAAACCTTTGAAAATGTAGAAATTGTAGGAGGCTCTTCCGGTGATGATTTAAGGTTCGATAAAACCTATATTTACAATGACGGAGAATTTCTCACCAACTCAGCAGTTTTCTTAATCATAGAAACCGAAGTTCCTTATATTGCATTTAACACTCAGCACTTCGAACCTGTCGATCAAAAACTCGTTATTACAGATGCTGATCCTTCCAATAGAATTGTGTATGAAATAAACGGTGAAAAAGCCGCAATTGAATATGCTAAAATTCTTGGTATTGAAGTTAATGATCTTAATCCTCAGTTTTTTGCGAGATATCCTGTCATGCTCAATATTGGTGGGAATTGGTATATTCGTTCAATCGCAAAAGTGAATGATGATTTTAGTCTGACATTTTTTTGTGCCATAGATTCTGGTTTAGTTTTAACTATTGCAAAAGGTAATGATATAATCCAAAATTTAAAAAATAAATTATTTGAAATCCACTCGCAGATAGGGGAAATAAGCTTGATTCTGGTGTTCGATTGTATTCTAAGAAGATTGGAAGTTGAACAAAAAAATTTATCCAAAGAAATGAACAAAATATTCTCAAAAGAAAATATCATTGGTTTCAATTCGTATGGAGAACAATGCAATTTTGTCCACGTTAATCAAACCCTGACAGGAGTAGCTTTCGGTAAGTAA
- a CDS encoding ATP-binding protein produces the protein MANKYNVEELHNKIDELEKELLKSRKIQKALMLKVEKSIELSGNDFSLFEANVHLQEIVKLKTKELVLANELLRKEINENKRTAELLKISEERIRLILDNVQAGIMIIDPATHIIVDVNTTALQMMERDRNQIVGLTCHNFVCPADEGKCPITDLGCIIEREERALILPTGKKLDILKSVNKISIDGKDMLIESFVDITQRMIAEDALKKSEQRNRALLDAIPDLVFNINSDGIIVDYHTSNRNQLMVPPEKFLGNHFRYILPENLVKGFEDTINLSKKTNSLESFEYHLDTLGNSKYYEARIKEFVENQILVLIRDFTEQKLAEQRLESLNLMHSLINEISSSLIKSSDDIDSSINLSLKKLCEFTKVDRVYIFDFNHDLKLMSNTYEWCNEGITSEIDNLQDLHYDQIPRWIESFRKNEHVYIPKVSEISDEFKAEKDLLEPQGIISLIAVPMYYSDILLGFIGFDSVHSVKVWDEADINLLKLTGEIIAGAIFRHKFEVELIKQKSIADAANKAKSEFIANMSHEIRTPMNAILGFSEILFNTSTDQSSKSYLKTILNSGRTLLSLINDILDLSKIEAGKLELHSESVNLRDILSDLSHIFSQKLEEKRLKLIFDFPEEFPKYLFLDEVRIRQVFLNLVGNSIKFTSNGYVKVSSQMDKCDVANNMYDISISVEDTGIGISENDQNAIFDSFRQAAGISAKHFGGTGLGLAISKRLIEMMNGTISVKSEIGVGSVFTVKLKNIKSVKGEKKKKGVIDWDKEKLNFGNARVLIVDDIQQNIDIVKIYLADAGVVFGEINSAEKIEDFVKVFKPDIILMDLRMPEVSGYEANAIIKMNPDFSKIPVIAFTASSMQSDEAKIVREFEGFLRKPILKNELIKELMKFLKYSKVSEDETDNKDHLKRLILSNLPKETILKHAEIVSDSLSERSQNLLEYMDFDEIGNFINDFKSICSDNHINMFDKYIESLRNDYNNFDINSLKQNLNSLPLLLRNLKSKYNE, from the coding sequence ATGGCGAATAAATATAATGTTGAAGAGCTCCATAATAAAATAGATGAGCTGGAAAAAGAACTTCTAAAGTCGAGAAAAATTCAAAAAGCCTTGATGTTGAAAGTTGAGAAAAGTATAGAATTGTCTGGTAACGATTTTTCTCTTTTCGAAGCTAATGTGCACCTGCAGGAAATTGTCAAACTTAAAACTAAAGAACTCGTTCTTGCGAATGAACTCCTAAGAAAAGAGATAAACGAAAATAAACGGACCGCTGAACTGCTTAAAATTAGTGAAGAACGTATTAGACTTATATTGGATAATGTACAGGCTGGTATTATGATTATTGACCCCGCTACCCATATTATTGTTGACGTTAACACTACTGCTTTGCAAATGATGGAAAGAGATAGGAATCAGATTGTAGGTTTAACCTGTCACAATTTTGTATGTCCTGCAGATGAGGGAAAATGTCCTATAACTGACTTGGGTTGCATTATCGAAAGAGAGGAAAGGGCACTCATACTTCCGACAGGTAAAAAACTAGATATTCTAAAATCTGTTAATAAAATCAGTATCGACGGTAAAGATATGTTAATAGAAAGTTTTGTCGATATTACGCAGAGAATGATTGCCGAAGATGCACTTAAGAAAAGCGAACAGAGAAACCGTGCATTACTCGATGCAATTCCTGACCTTGTTTTTAATATTAATTCAGATGGAATAATTGTCGATTACCATACTTCAAACCGTAATCAGTTAATGGTTCCGCCCGAGAAATTTCTTGGTAACCATTTCCGGTATATATTACCCGAAAATCTTGTAAAGGGTTTTGAGGACACTATAAACTTATCGAAAAAGACCAACAGCCTTGAATCATTCGAATACCATTTGGATACGCTGGGTAATTCCAAATACTATGAAGCCAGAATAAAAGAGTTTGTCGAAAATCAAATTCTTGTACTTATTCGTGATTTTACTGAACAAAAATTGGCGGAACAACGTTTAGAATCTCTGAATTTAATGCATTCTTTAATTAATGAAATATCCTCGTCGCTTATAAAATCTTCAGATGATATTGATTCGAGTATTAACCTTTCTCTAAAAAAACTTTGTGAATTTACAAAGGTTGATAGGGTTTATATCTTTGATTTTAATCATGACTTAAAGTTGATGAGCAACACTTATGAGTGGTGTAATGAAGGTATCACATCTGAAATAGATAACTTACAGGATTTGCATTATGATCAGATTCCAAGATGGATAGAAAGTTTTCGAAAGAATGAGCATGTGTATATTCCTAAAGTATCAGAAATATCAGATGAGTTTAAAGCAGAAAAGGATTTGCTCGAACCTCAGGGAATTATATCTTTGATAGCTGTTCCTATGTATTACAGTGATATACTTCTGGGTTTTATTGGATTTGATTCCGTTCACTCAGTAAAAGTTTGGGATGAAGCTGATATCAATTTGCTAAAACTTACAGGCGAAATTATCGCCGGTGCTATTTTCAGGCATAAGTTTGAAGTTGAGTTGATTAAACAGAAATCAATCGCTGATGCTGCAAATAAAGCAAAGAGTGAATTTATTGCAAATATGAGTCATGAAATAAGAACTCCTATGAACGCGATACTTGGATTTTCGGAAATACTGTTTAATACTTCCACTGATCAGTCGTCTAAAAGCTACCTTAAAACTATTTTAAACAGCGGTAGAACATTGCTTTCTTTGATTAACGATATTTTAGACCTTTCAAAAATTGAAGCCGGTAAGCTTGAATTGCATTCTGAATCTGTCAATCTCAGGGATATATTATCTGATTTGAGTCATATTTTCTCGCAAAAACTTGAAGAGAAAAGGTTAAAATTGATTTTTGATTTTCCTGAAGAGTTTCCCAAATATCTCTTTTTGGATGAAGTCAGAATCAGACAGGTGTTTTTGAATCTGGTAGGTAATTCAATTAAATTCACTAGCAACGGATACGTTAAAGTATCTTCGCAAATGGATAAGTGCGACGTCGCAAATAATATGTATGATATTTCTATTTCAGTTGAAGACACCGGAATTGGTATCTCAGAAAATGATCAGAATGCTATTTTTGATTCTTTCAGGCAAGCCGCAGGTATTAGTGCTAAACATTTCGGAGGAACAGGTTTGGGACTCGCAATCTCAAAAAGACTTATCGAAATGATGAACGGTACTATTTCAGTTAAAAGCGAAATAGGTGTCGGTAGTGTCTTTACCGTAAAACTCAAAAACATTAAAAGCGTTAAAGGAGAAAAAAAGAAAAAAGGAGTAATTGACTGGGATAAAGAGAAATTGAATTTCGGAAATGCAAGGGTGTTGATCGTTGATGATATTCAGCAAAATATTGATATTGTTAAAATATATCTTGCTGATGCAGGTGTAGTTTTTGGCGAAATTAATTCTGCAGAGAAGATTGAGGATTTCGTTAAAGTTTTTAAACCCGACATTATTCTTATGGACCTGAGAATGCCTGAAGTTAGCGGATATGAAGCTAATGCTATCATCAAAATGAACCCGGATTTTTCCAAAATTCCGGTTATTGCTTTTACTGCTTCCTCTATGCAAAGTGATGAAGCAAAAATTGTCAGAGAATTTGAAGGATTCCTCAGAAAACCAATACTTAAAAATGAACTGATAAAAGAATTAATGAAATTTCTAAAATACTCTAAGGTCTCTGAAGATGAAACCGACAACAAAGATCATTTAAAAAGATTAATCTTGAGTAATTTGCCAAAAGAAACTATCTTAAAACATGCTGAAATAGTTTCTGATTCTTTAAGTGAGAGAAGCCAGAATTTACTGGAATACATGGATTTTGATGAAATCGGGAATTTTATTAACGACTTTAAATCAATCTGTTCCGATAACCATATTAATATGTTTGATAAATATATCGAAAGTCTGCGAAATGATTACAACAATTTTGATATAAATTCTTTAAAACAAAATCTCAATTCTTTGCCTCTGTTATTAAGAAATCTCAAATCAAAATATAATGAATAA